GCCCCGCGCCGGCCGCCGGCCCGGCCCGGCTGCTGGTCGCCGCCCGCGCCGGCGACACCCGACTCATCGACAACACCGCCGTCACCCTGGGAGAGCCCCGATGATGCGCACGATGCTCAAGTCCAAGATCCACCGGGCGACGGTCACCCAGGCCGACCTGCACTACGTGGGCTCGGTGACGATCGACGAGGACCTGCTCGACGCCGCGGACCTGCTGCCCGGCGAGCAGGTGGCGATCGTCGACGTCACCAACGGCGCCCGCCTGGAGACCTACGTCATCCCCGGCGAGCGGGGCAGCGGCGTCATCGGCATCAACGGCGCCGCCGCGCACCTGGTGCACCCCGGCGACCTGGTGATCCTGATCGGCTACGGCCTCATGGACGAGACCGAGGCGAAGTCCTCCGTCCCGAGGGTCGTGCACGTCGACGGCGCCAACCGCGTCGTCGAGCTCGGCGGGGACCCCTCCGCCCCCGTGCCCGGCGCCGTGGACCAGCGGCGCAGCGACCTCGGCGTGCCGGTCAGGTGAGCCTGCTGGCGACCGCGCCGGTCGTCGGCCTGCCGACCCGGCTGGCCGCCCCGGCGCCGGGCTGGGAGCTGGCGGCCGACGTCTGCGTCGTCGGCTCCGGCGTCGCCGGGCTCTGCGTGGCCCTGCACGCCCGGGCGGCGGGACTGTCGGTCGCCGTCGTCACCAAGGTCCGGGTCGACGACGGCTCGACCCGCTGGGCGCAGGGCGGGATCGCCGCCGTCCTCGACCCGGCCGACACCCCGGAGGCGCACGCGCGCGACACCGAGGTCGCCGGGGTCGGGCTCTGCGAGCCGCAGGCGGTCGCCGCGCTGGTGGCCGAGGGCCCGGCGCGGCTGCGCCAGCTCATCGAGTGGGGCGCGGCCTTCGACCGCGACGCGGCCGGGCAGCTGCTGCTCACCCGCGAGGGCGGGCACTCCACCGACCGCATCGTGCACGCCGGCGGCGACGCGACCGGGGCCGAGGTCATGCGCGCGCTGTGCGAGGCCGTGCACGCCGACCCGGGCATCGGCCTCGTCGAGCACGCGATGGTGCTCGACCTGCTCACCGACGCCACCGGCCGGGCCGCCGGGGTCACCCTGCACGTGCTCGGCGAGGGCACCGAGGACGGCGTCGGCGCGGTGCGGGCCCGCGCGGTGGTGCTGGCCACCGGCGGGATGGGGCAGGTGTACGCCGCCACCACCAACCCGTCGGTGTCCACCGGCGACGGCGTGGCCCTCGGCCTGCGCGCCGGGGCGGTCGCCACCGACCTGGAGTTCGTCCAGTTCCACCCGACGTCGCTGTACCTGGGCCCCGGCGCCCGCGGGCAGCAGCCGCTGGTCAGCGAGGCGCTGCGCGGCGAGGGGGCGGTGCTGCGCGACGGCGCGGGGGAGCGGTTCATGACCGGCGTGCACCCGCTGGCCGAGCTCGCGCCGCGCGACGTCGTCGCCAAGGCCGTCACCCGCGTGCAGCTGCGCGACGGCGTCGACCACGTCTGGCTCGACGCCCGGGCGATCCCCGGCCTGGCCGGGCGGTTCCCGACCATCGTCGCCCGCTGCCGGGCCGAGGGCGTCGACCCGGTCACCGACCTGGTGCCGGTCACGCCCGCGGCCCACTACGCCTCGGGCGGCCTGGCCACCGACCTCGCCGGGCGGACGACGGTGCCCGGGCTCTACGCCTGCGGTGAGGTGGCCAGCACCGGGGTGCACGGGGCGAACCGGCTGGCGTCGAACTCGCTGCTCGAGGGGCTGGTGTTCGCCGCCCGCATCGGCGCCGAGCTGGCCCGTGGCCTGCCGCCGGCCACGCCGGTCCGCGACGCCGCGCCCGCGACGGCGGGGCTGCTCGACCCGGCCGGCCGCCGCGCGGTCACCGACACGATGTCCGGCCGGGTCGCGGCGCTGCGCTCGGGCGCCGGGCTGGCCGGGGCCACCGGCCGGCTGGCCGCCCTGGCCGCGCAGCTCGCCGAGGGTCCCGGCGCCGCACCGGGCGTCGACAGCTGGGAGGCCACCGACCTGCTCACCGTCGCCGGTGCGCTGACCGCCGCGGCCACCGCCCGCGAGGAGACCCGCGGCTGCCACTGGCGCGAGGACCACCCCGGCACCGACGACCGCTGGCGCGTGCACCTCGACGTCCGGCTCGACGACGGCGGCCGGCTGCGGCTGACCCGCCGCCCGGTCGGCACCCCCGCGGGGACGGCGTGGTGAGCCCCGACCCGCGCTCCCTGGAGGGCACCGGCCTGACCGAGGCGTGGGTCGACGACCTGGTCGAGCGCACGCTGGCCGAGGACCTCGCCGGCGGCGCCGTGCTGCCCGGCGCGCCCGACCTCGCCGTCTCCTGCGACGTCACCAGCGCCGCCACCGTCCCGCCGGCACAG
This region of Geodermatophilus bullaregiensis genomic DNA includes:
- the panD gene encoding aspartate 1-decarboxylase, which produces MLKSKIHRATVTQADLHYVGSVTIDEDLLDAADLLPGEQVAIVDVTNGARLETYVIPGERGSGVIGINGAAAHLVHPGDLVILIGYGLMDETEAKSSVPRVVHVDGANRVVELGGDPSAPVPGAVDQRRSDLGVPVR
- a CDS encoding L-aspartate oxidase → MSLLATAPVVGLPTRLAAPAPGWELAADVCVVGSGVAGLCVALHARAAGLSVAVVTKVRVDDGSTRWAQGGIAAVLDPADTPEAHARDTEVAGVGLCEPQAVAALVAEGPARLRQLIEWGAAFDRDAAGQLLLTREGGHSTDRIVHAGGDATGAEVMRALCEAVHADPGIGLVEHAMVLDLLTDATGRAAGVTLHVLGEGTEDGVGAVRARAVVLATGGMGQVYAATTNPSVSTGDGVALGLRAGAVATDLEFVQFHPTSLYLGPGARGQQPLVSEALRGEGAVLRDGAGERFMTGVHPLAELAPRDVVAKAVTRVQLRDGVDHVWLDARAIPGLAGRFPTIVARCRAEGVDPVTDLVPVTPAAHYASGGLATDLAGRTTVPGLYACGEVASTGVHGANRLASNSLLEGLVFAARIGAELARGLPPATPVRDAAPATAGLLDPAGRRAVTDTMSGRVAALRSGAGLAGATGRLAALAAQLAEGPGAAPGVDSWEATDLLTVAGALTAAATAREETRGCHWREDHPGTDDRWRVHLDVRLDDGGRLRLTRRPVGTPAGTAW